In Symmachiella dynata, the following are encoded in one genomic region:
- a CDS encoding GNAT family N-acetyltransferase, with protein MAIVVNMPRERSNFTIRDTNVRDAAAVAEVVDAAFEPLRTIYQPTRQTIERQAIHRNHRNRLIGEADGRMAGTVQYDVHPDRLHAMGLAIHPDYQRMGLARLLLQSIEDRARLTGRPLVVLNTIEETGNVPIFEKLGFQVVSRVVATWCVSTLHSAVHDVTLQRNVS; from the coding sequence ATGGCGATCGTGGTGAACATGCCGAGAGAACGATCCAATTTCACAATTCGCGACACCAACGTTCGAGATGCGGCGGCTGTCGCGGAAGTCGTAGATGCTGCATTCGAGCCTTTGCGCACCATTTACCAACCGACGCGGCAAACAATCGAGCGTCAGGCCATTCATCGCAATCATAGGAACCGGCTGATTGGTGAGGCCGATGGACGCATGGCGGGGACGGTTCAATACGATGTTCATCCCGACCGACTGCACGCCATGGGACTCGCCATTCATCCCGATTATCAACGGATGGGGCTCGCGCGGCTTCTGCTGCAGTCGATCGAGGACCGCGCGCGATTGACTGGTCGCCCGCTCGTTGTCTTGAATACGATTGAGGAAACAGGCAACGTACCGATTTTTGAAAAACTCGGATTTCAAGTCGTAAGCCGAGTCGTTGCGACATGGTGTGTCAGCACCCTCCATTCAGCAGTGCATGATGTCACTCTGCAGCGTAATGTCTCGTGA
- a CDS encoding PSD1 and planctomycete cytochrome C domain-containing protein encodes MHCPPLTFFSRNQRRVLTTLAVVFSIVGTCRGDDAAGLELFEKKIRPVLIQSCYECHSSQEDKPKGGLRLDSREATRTGGDSGAAIVPGKPDESLLIEAMRHESFEMPPQAKLSDETIADFVRWIEIGAPDPRDRPDSNTVDNAWPVLLNARRDWWSLQPVVRPEVPEIKANPPRGTIDRFILAKLANAGIAPPEQAAPRTLIRRLSLVLTGLPPTPKDVDRFLRDSEVNAEAAYESLVDRLLNSPHFGERWARHWMDVVRFTETHGNEWNYEVHHAWRYRDYLIRAFNADVPYDQFVREHIAGDLLDHPRWNDEQQLNESLIGTSFYRFGEVNHDDCVTLTSIGYDILDNQIDTLTKAFQATTVACARCHDHKMDAVSAADYYALLGILKSSRLTAHTLDAPTVNAELMEQLRVLKTQLREELAQHWQSQTGDVAKYMLAAQARIAKSSEADVLATGLSAPRLEGWVKALSVEKPGIDHPARAWQTVNAAENVPTAWRELAVSFEKDRQTHESFNAKQFTRLADFRDDDPTEWSATGQGLRQGHTSSGAFTVAHDGDNVVRQILPAGRFTHVLSEKLNGTLRSPVISGGKSHISFQVLGENTSAVRLVSNNCQLNYANYRALTSPQPTWVTFKVPANAEMLRTFAELVTKFDNPKFPDQLGTLGGDKTNDRIPWSEAAADPRSYFGILQVVAHDGGDPPKPDLSPLARLYGEADTVVAPADIADKYSAAIQTAVEHWSAGTAGDDDVYWLSWCVENNLLDHAVNASSQIKKLVGAYRKIEEQLARPRLAAGIADLGAGQDHRILLRGNFATLGDVVPRRYLEVLSNSAKNSQPTGSGRRELADQIASSHNPLTARVMVNRVWHHLFGAGIVRSVDDFGHVGDLPSHPQLLDHLAARFVEPAGSHGDGMGWSVKTLIREIVLSRTFRATGRAELSATEIDPQNRLLHHYPVRRMEAEAIRDSILTVSGRLQPKLFGESIQPFRPESNPTRRLFAGPLDGAGRRSVYIKVNLMEGPKFLSAFNLPGGKITQGRRDITNVPAQALTLLNDSFVLQQAGVWAEAVIEDETITVGERLMTMFEAALGRPATPLEIERFEELIGTLAQLKEIPGDQILSSKEIWQDVAHLLFNGKEFIYIP; translated from the coding sequence ATGCATTGTCCCCCCCTGACATTCTTCTCTCGAAATCAACGTCGCGTCCTAACGACGTTGGCTGTGGTGTTTTCCATCGTTGGGACGTGCCGGGGCGATGATGCGGCTGGTTTGGAGTTATTTGAGAAAAAAATTCGGCCGGTGCTGATCCAGTCCTGTTACGAGTGCCATTCCAGTCAGGAGGACAAACCCAAAGGGGGACTGCGGCTGGATAGTCGTGAGGCAACGCGCACGGGGGGAGACAGCGGCGCGGCGATTGTTCCCGGAAAGCCGGACGAAAGTCTGCTGATCGAGGCGATGCGGCACGAGTCGTTCGAGATGCCTCCGCAGGCCAAATTGTCCGACGAGACGATTGCCGATTTTGTAAGATGGATTGAAATCGGGGCACCCGACCCCCGCGATCGCCCCGATAGCAACACGGTCGACAATGCGTGGCCGGTACTGCTCAACGCGCGGCGCGATTGGTGGTCGCTGCAACCGGTCGTCCGTCCTGAGGTGCCGGAGATCAAGGCGAACCCGCCGAGGGGCACGATTGACCGTTTTATTTTGGCAAAGCTTGCGAATGCAGGAATTGCGCCGCCGGAACAAGCGGCGCCGCGAACGCTCATTCGGAGGTTGAGTCTGGTACTCACTGGCCTGCCGCCAACACCTAAAGACGTCGACCGTTTTTTGCGGGACAGCGAAGTGAATGCGGAAGCGGCGTATGAGTCGCTCGTCGATCGCTTGTTGAATTCGCCGCACTTTGGCGAACGTTGGGCGCGACATTGGATGGACGTGGTTCGTTTTACCGAAACGCACGGCAACGAGTGGAACTACGAGGTGCATCACGCTTGGCGGTACCGCGATTACCTGATTCGCGCATTCAACGCCGATGTGCCGTACGACCAATTCGTCCGCGAGCACATCGCAGGGGACTTATTGGACCACCCCCGTTGGAATGACGAACAGCAGTTGAACGAGTCTTTGATCGGTACGTCCTTTTACCGTTTCGGTGAAGTGAACCACGACGATTGTGTGACGTTGACGTCGATCGGTTACGACATTTTAGATAACCAGATTGATACGCTGACAAAAGCATTTCAAGCAACGACCGTCGCTTGTGCGCGGTGTCACGACCATAAAATGGATGCGGTTTCCGCGGCGGATTATTATGCGCTGTTGGGCATCCTCAAGAGTTCACGGCTGACCGCCCACACGCTCGATGCGCCGACGGTGAATGCAGAATTGATGGAGCAGTTGCGTGTGTTGAAAACGCAACTCCGCGAGGAGTTGGCGCAGCATTGGCAGTCGCAGACCGGTGATGTTGCCAAATATATGCTGGCGGCGCAGGCGCGGATTGCCAAGTCGTCGGAAGCGGATGTTTTGGCGACCGGTTTGAGCGCGCCGCGGTTAGAAGGTTGGGTCAAAGCCCTTTCTGTGGAGAAGCCGGGAATTGACCATCCCGCGCGGGCTTGGCAGACGGTGAACGCTGCCGAGAATGTTCCCACAGCGTGGCGCGAATTAGCGGTGAGTTTTGAAAAGGATCGCCAAACGCATGAGTCGTTCAATGCTAAGCAATTCACACGCCTTGCCGATTTTCGCGATGACGATCCGACCGAATGGAGCGCCACCGGCCAAGGTCTGCGTCAGGGGCACACGTCAAGTGGCGCATTCACCGTGGCGCATGACGGCGACAACGTTGTTCGGCAAATTCTTCCCGCCGGTCGCTTTACGCATGTCTTGTCGGAGAAACTCAACGGCACGCTCCGCTCGCCCGTAATTAGCGGCGGGAAGTCGCACATCAGTTTTCAGGTGTTGGGAGAGAACACGAGCGCCGTGCGTTTGGTTTCCAACAACTGTCAGCTCAACTATGCCAACTACCGTGCATTGACCTCGCCGCAGCCGACGTGGGTTACATTTAAGGTCCCCGCCAATGCGGAAATGTTGCGGACGTTTGCGGAACTGGTCACGAAATTCGATAACCCCAAGTTTCCGGATCAATTGGGAACGTTAGGAGGCGATAAGACCAACGACCGCATACCGTGGTCCGAAGCAGCCGCGGACCCGCGATCGTATTTCGGCATTCTGCAGGTCGTGGCGCATGACGGCGGCGATCCGCCTAAGCCGGACCTGTCGCCGTTGGCCCGGTTGTATGGCGAGGCCGATACGGTGGTCGCGCCCGCTGATATTGCCGACAAGTATTCCGCGGCGATTCAAACGGCAGTGGAGCACTGGTCGGCGGGGACTGCTGGCGACGATGATGTTTATTGGCTCTCTTGGTGTGTGGAGAACAATCTGTTGGACCATGCCGTGAACGCCTCGTCGCAGATTAAAAAATTGGTGGGCGCTTACCGCAAGATAGAAGAACAACTGGCGCGGCCGCGCCTGGCGGCGGGGATTGCCGACCTGGGTGCAGGGCAGGATCATCGCATATTGCTGCGGGGCAACTTTGCGACTTTGGGAGATGTCGTGCCGCGGAGGTATTTGGAAGTGCTGTCGAATTCCGCAAAGAATTCTCAACCCACGGGCAGTGGGCGGCGGGAGCTTGCCGATCAGATTGCATCGTCGCACAATCCGCTGACGGCTCGGGTGATGGTCAATCGTGTCTGGCATCACCTGTTTGGTGCGGGAATCGTACGGAGCGTTGATGACTTTGGACATGTCGGCGATCTGCCGTCGCACCCGCAATTGCTGGATCATCTCGCCGCACGCTTTGTGGAACCTGCCGGCAGTCACGGCGACGGCATGGGCTGGTCGGTGAAGACGTTGATCCGTGAAATAGTGTTATCACGTACATTTCGCGCGACAGGCCGCGCCGAGTTATCGGCCACAGAGATCGACCCACAGAATCGCTTGTTGCATCACTATCCGGTACGGCGGATGGAGGCCGAGGCGATTCGGGATTCGATTTTGACCGTTTCCGGCCGGCTGCAACCAAAATTATTTGGCGAAAGCATTCAGCCGTTTCGCCCTGAATCGAATCCCACCCGTCGGCTGTTTGCTGGGCCGCTCGATGGGGCGGGCCGCCGCAGCGTGTACATTAAGGTCAATTTAATGGAGGGGCCGAAGTTTTTGAGTGCCTTCAATCTCCCCGGCGGAAAAATCACCCAAGGCCGCCGTGATATCACCAATGTGCCGGCGCAGGCACTGACGCTCTTAAACGACAGTTTTGTCCTGCAGCAAGCGGGGGTCTGGGCAGAGGCGGTGATCGAAGACGAGACCATTACAGTTGGCGAACGACTCATGACGATGTTTGAGGCTGCTTTGGGACGCCCGGCTACGCCGCTGGAAATCGAGCGGTTTGAGGAACTGATCGGCACGCTCGCGCAGCTAAAGGAAATTCCCGGCGACCAGATTCTGTCGTCCAAAGAGATCTGGCAGGACGTGGCGCATCTTTTGTTTAATGGCAAAGAATTCATTTACATCCCTTGA
- a CDS encoding DUF1501 domain-containing protein has translation MHPLLERAMTTTRRQFFSRAATGVGIGTAALASLLNQPLSTAAESASAEGADGGLPGMPHFAPRAKRVIYLCQSGGPSQFETFDYKPELAKLFDQDVPKSVFGSQRLTGMTSGQARFAVTPSYYKFKQHGESGTWVSELLPHLAEIIDELCLIKSVHTEAINHDPAITFFQTGSQQPGRPSFGAWVNYGLGSENQNLPAFVVMNSMGTGRPVGQPLYARLWGSGFLPSSYQGVQFRSVGDPVMYLSNPPGLDGAGRRELLDGLAQINQLQQSQFGDPEIATRIASFEMAYRMQTSVPELIDVSGETKQTLEMYGDDVAKPGTYARNCLLARRLAERGVRFIQLYHRGWDQHGDLVPQISRQCHDVDQPTAALIKDLKQRGMLEDTLIIWGGEFGRTVYSQGTLTKDNYGRDHHPRCFTMFLAGGGSNGGYSHGATDDFSYNITEAPLHVHDLNATILHLLGIDHERLTYRFQGRDFRLTDVHGTVVSELIG, from the coding sequence ATGCACCCGTTATTAGAGCGCGCGATGACGACGACGCGGCGGCAGTTCTTCAGCCGCGCCGCAACAGGAGTCGGCATTGGGACTGCTGCGTTGGCGTCGCTGTTGAATCAGCCGCTCTCAACCGCTGCGGAGTCTGCGTCTGCCGAAGGGGCTGACGGCGGATTGCCGGGCATGCCGCATTTTGCTCCGCGGGCGAAGCGAGTGATCTATTTGTGCCAGTCGGGCGGACCGTCGCAGTTTGAGACTTTCGACTACAAACCAGAGTTGGCCAAACTGTTTGACCAAGATGTCCCGAAGTCAGTATTCGGTTCACAGCGGCTGACCGGGATGACATCGGGACAGGCGCGGTTTGCCGTGACGCCCAGTTATTACAAATTCAAACAGCATGGTGAATCAGGAACCTGGGTCAGCGAATTGTTGCCGCATCTGGCGGAGATCATTGATGAACTGTGCTTGATCAAATCGGTGCACACTGAGGCGATCAACCACGATCCGGCGATCACGTTTTTTCAGACCGGTTCACAGCAACCGGGACGTCCCAGTTTCGGGGCCTGGGTCAATTATGGCTTGGGGAGCGAAAACCAAAATCTGCCGGCGTTCGTCGTGATGAATTCGATGGGAACGGGGCGTCCGGTGGGGCAACCGCTGTATGCGCGTTTGTGGGGGAGTGGCTTTCTACCGTCGAGTTACCAGGGGGTGCAGTTTCGTTCGGTGGGTGATCCGGTGATGTACCTGTCGAATCCGCCCGGATTGGATGGAGCGGGTCGCCGTGAGTTGTTGGATGGGTTAGCGCAAATCAACCAACTGCAACAGTCACAATTCGGCGACCCGGAGATCGCTACGCGGATCGCGTCGTTTGAAATGGCGTATCGCATGCAGACTTCGGTGCCGGAATTGATTGATGTTTCGGGCGAGACAAAACAGACGCTCGAGATGTACGGCGACGACGTCGCCAAACCGGGGACCTATGCGCGGAATTGCCTGTTGGCGCGGCGCTTGGCTGAACGGGGCGTGCGGTTCATTCAACTGTATCATCGCGGTTGGGACCAACATGGGGATCTGGTTCCGCAAATCAGTCGGCAATGCCACGACGTCGACCAACCGACGGCTGCACTGATTAAAGACCTCAAGCAGCGGGGAATGTTGGAAGACACGCTGATCATCTGGGGCGGCGAATTCGGTCGCACGGTTTACAGTCAGGGAACGCTCACCAAAGACAACTACGGCCGCGACCACCATCCGCGTTGCTTTACGATGTTTCTCGCCGGCGGCGGCAGCAACGGGGGATATAGTCACGGGGCGACTGATGATTTCAGCTACAACATCACCGAAGCCCCGCTACATGTGCATGACCTGAATGCGACGATCCTGCACTTGTTGGGAATCGATCATGAGCGGCTGACGTATCGATTCCAGGGACGCGACTTCCGTTTGACCGACGTTCATGGGACAGTCGTAAGTGAGCTTATTGGATGA
- a CDS encoding DUF1501 domain-containing protein produces MNPHSNNCPGRGPRLFSRRSMLKSSANGFGMLALSALMSERAYGAPATGPHFAPTAKNVIFCFLDGGVSHVDSFDPKPKLAEVDDQPAGEIDNPTANVNRKWLKSPWKFAKHGESGLPVSELFPHIASCVDDLAVIRSMKADLPIHSTGVLFLHTGSNVAGRPSLGSWASYGLGSENQNLPGFVVLNFGVIPCGGLENYSSGFLPASFQATLLNADGPPLENITPGDSRAGVQRAKLDLLKLQDRAFAETLGGNDAVESAVKNYELAYRMQSLVPDVLDLSRETKATQSLYAIDSKVDSQRLYGIQCLRARRLIESGVRFVEITCPPGASNGTWDQHGALKKMHEKNALDTDQAIAGLIKDLKARGLFDETLIVWAGEFGRTPHAASRDGRDHHPEGFTVWLAGGGVKGGVAHGATDELGMHAVENVCTMHDLHATILHLLGLDHQRLTYRHGGRDFRLTDVHGEVIHEIL; encoded by the coding sequence ATGAATCCTCATAGCAACAATTGTCCGGGACGCGGACCGCGGCTGTTTTCGCGGCGTAGCATGCTGAAATCGTCTGCCAACGGTTTTGGAATGTTGGCGCTGTCGGCGTTGATGTCGGAACGCGCCTATGGGGCGCCGGCCACGGGACCGCATTTTGCCCCGACGGCTAAAAACGTCATCTTCTGCTTTCTGGACGGAGGAGTCTCGCATGTCGATTCGTTCGATCCCAAACCGAAGCTTGCGGAGGTCGACGATCAACCGGCCGGTGAGATCGATAACCCGACGGCGAATGTGAATCGCAAATGGCTCAAGTCCCCCTGGAAGTTCGCTAAGCATGGCGAGTCAGGACTGCCGGTCAGCGAATTGTTTCCGCACATTGCCAGTTGTGTCGACGATTTGGCTGTGATTCGTTCGATGAAAGCGGACCTGCCGATTCACTCTACGGGGGTGTTGTTTTTACATACCGGGTCCAACGTAGCTGGGCGTCCCAGTCTTGGCTCGTGGGCCAGTTATGGACTGGGCAGCGAAAATCAGAATCTGCCGGGGTTTGTGGTCTTAAATTTTGGCGTGATTCCTTGCGGGGGATTGGAAAACTATTCCAGCGGTTTCCTACCGGCCAGTTTTCAAGCGACGTTGCTCAATGCCGATGGTCCGCCGCTGGAGAATATCACGCCGGGCGACAGCCGCGCGGGGGTGCAGCGTGCCAAACTGGATTTGCTCAAACTGCAGGACCGCGCGTTTGCTGAGACATTAGGGGGCAACGACGCCGTTGAATCGGCCGTTAAGAACTATGAACTTGCCTACCGCATGCAATCGCTCGTCCCGGACGTGCTGGATTTGTCGCGGGAAACGAAAGCGACGCAGTCGCTTTATGCGATCGATTCCAAAGTCGACTCGCAGCGGCTGTATGGGATTCAATGTCTCCGCGCGCGGCGGTTGATCGAATCGGGTGTTCGTTTTGTGGAGATCACCTGCCCCCCGGGCGCCTCGAACGGTACGTGGGATCAACATGGGGCGCTGAAGAAAATGCACGAGAAAAACGCTCTCGACACCGACCAAGCGATTGCCGGTTTGATCAAGGACCTCAAAGCACGTGGGCTGTTTGACGAAACGCTGATCGTCTGGGCGGGAGAATTTGGACGCACGCCGCATGCGGCCTCCCGCGACGGACGTGATCATCATCCCGAAGGCTTTACCGTTTGGCTGGCCGGTGGAGGCGTCAAAGGGGGCGTGGCGCATGGGGCGACTGACGAGTTGGGCATGCATGCGGTGGAGAATGTCTGCACGATGCACGACCTGCATGCGACGATATTGCATCTCTTGGGCTTGGACCACCAACGCCTAACCTACCGTCACGGCGGCCGCGACTTTCGCCTCACCGATGTACATGGTGAAGTGATTCACGAAATTCTGTGA
- the fbp gene encoding class 1 fructose-bisphosphatase, which yields MAYTSRAMESSKPSITTVQQHILAEQRKYSPAASGSFSWLLSGITLATKMTESRVRRAGLLEVAGAAGAINVQGEAQQILDVYADQALIHCLGVRENVAVIASEENEEAIMFDGRSGEGKYVVVFDPLDGSSNIDVNVSVGTIFSILSMPKDLPKDADPREAVLQPGVKQIAAGYVVYGSSTILVYTTGHGVHGFTLDPSVGAYVLSHENIRMPTSGTYYSSNDGYWESFPQPYRDFITDLRSGVHGQSYALRYIGSLVADFHRTLLKGGIFLYPPTEKNPDGKLRLLYEANPIAFIAEQAGGIASDGMQRVMDIQPEEIHQRTPFIVGGPLEMAAFSQAMEATV from the coding sequence ATGGCTTATACCAGTCGAGCAATGGAGAGTTCCAAACCGTCGATCACGACGGTGCAACAGCACATTTTGGCTGAACAGCGCAAATACTCTCCCGCCGCCTCCGGCAGTTTTTCCTGGCTGCTGTCGGGAATTACACTGGCGACAAAAATGACCGAATCGCGCGTGCGTCGGGCTGGTTTGCTGGAAGTCGCCGGAGCAGCGGGCGCCATCAACGTCCAAGGAGAAGCCCAACAGATCCTGGACGTCTATGCCGACCAAGCCCTAATTCACTGTTTGGGTGTCCGCGAAAATGTGGCCGTGATTGCCTCGGAAGAAAACGAAGAAGCGATCATGTTCGACGGCCGCTCGGGCGAAGGAAAATATGTCGTCGTCTTCGATCCGCTGGATGGTTCCTCCAACATCGACGTCAACGTCAGCGTGGGAACCATCTTTTCGATTTTGAGCATGCCCAAAGACCTCCCCAAAGATGCCGATCCCCGAGAAGCGGTGTTGCAACCAGGCGTCAAACAGATCGCTGCGGGATATGTGGTCTACGGATCGTCGACAATTTTGGTATACACCACCGGCCACGGTGTACACGGATTTACACTCGACCCCTCAGTCGGCGCCTATGTTCTCAGCCACGAAAACATTCGCATGCCCACCTCCGGCACGTACTACTCCTCCAACGACGGCTATTGGGAATCCTTCCCGCAACCGTATCGCGACTTTATTACCGACCTCCGGAGCGGAGTACACGGCCAAAGTTATGCCTTGCGATATATCGGTTCTCTCGTCGCCGATTTCCATCGCACGCTGCTCAAGGGGGGGATTTTCCTCTATCCGCCCACCGAGAAAAACCCCGATGGCAAACTCCGCTTATTGTACGAAGCCAACCCCATCGCCTTCATCGCCGAACAAGCCGGCGGCATCGCGAGTGATGGCATGCAGCGGGTTATGGATATTCAACCGGAGGAAATTCACCAACGAACCCCATTCATCGTCGGCGGCCCGTTAGAAATGGCAGCCTTCTCACAAGCGATGGAAGCCACGGTGTGA
- the cysE gene encoding serine O-acetyltransferase codes for MSDAAQHIGDDKIWDTIRAETQSAATQEPILASFLHATVLKHETLEDAMSFHLAGKLADVNVTAMLIREVIDEAFASDPQVRAALRCDIQAVRDRDPASEYYYVPMLFFKGFHALQSYRVAHWLWGQNRRAMALHLQSRISEVFAADIHPAARIGQGILLDHGTSVVIGETAVVENNVSMLHEVTLGGTGKATGDRHPKVRHGVLVGAGAKILGNVEIGTGAKIAACSVVLDDVPAHCTVAGIPAKIVGRLSVAEPALDMDHMLPHHHADGSGI; via the coding sequence GTGTCAGACGCCGCACAACACATAGGCGACGATAAGATCTGGGACACGATCCGCGCAGAGACTCAGTCTGCGGCTACCCAAGAGCCGATCTTGGCCAGCTTTCTGCACGCCACGGTTCTCAAACACGAGACGCTCGAAGATGCGATGAGTTTCCACCTCGCGGGCAAACTGGCCGATGTGAATGTAACGGCCATGTTGATCCGCGAAGTGATCGACGAGGCCTTTGCCAGCGACCCGCAGGTCCGCGCCGCCCTGCGGTGTGACATTCAAGCGGTCCGCGACCGTGACCCGGCATCGGAATACTATTATGTGCCGATGCTATTTTTCAAAGGCTTTCATGCGCTGCAAAGTTATCGTGTCGCGCATTGGTTGTGGGGGCAGAATCGGCGGGCGATGGCGCTGCACCTCCAAAGCCGCATTTCAGAGGTCTTTGCTGCGGATATTCACCCGGCCGCCCGCATCGGACAGGGTATCTTGCTGGATCATGGCACCTCGGTCGTGATCGGTGAAACCGCCGTCGTGGAAAACAACGTCTCCATGCTGCACGAAGTGACCTTGGGGGGAACCGGAAAAGCCACGGGAGACCGCCATCCCAAAGTCCGGCATGGCGTACTGGTCGGCGCCGGTGCTAAAATCCTGGGGAATGTCGAAATCGGTACCGGAGCGAAAATCGCCGCATGCAGCGTCGTTTTAGACGATGTTCCCGCGCACTGCACGGTCGCCGGAATTCCGGCCAAAATCGTGGGACGGCTCTCAGTTGCCGAACCGGCACTCGACATGGATCACATGCTGCCGCATCACCACGCCGACGGCAGCGGGATTTAA
- a CDS encoding exo-alpha-sialidase, with translation MKLLILLGVTFGLFVGGPASISAESPKSGDPIELSAELRQRCVKILRDGFAADEFWPSMHAAEALTVAGHSDEVRAGLLKKSPKVTDDQQRCGIAREMVRAGDRGYAETMLTILSQSDDYAHTHAAESLYKVYEIGDGSQLRAAMANEDNSTCQLMAAAALARSGSPEAFEFIRKQLVDGNTDGRRIAAWILARIGNANDIPALQANLKRETDPLKKSYYVNALAALGDSAGQEQLAKNLSDESPAIRTYAAVFAGDARMTNVAPQLEKLLDDPELDVRIRAAQSLLTLAQPVVESGNFARDVYPATPENPRYSEGSIAVLGDGTLLYATTEFIDSDSDFAKARIIAKTSTDGGRTWSKSRVLQENIGGKNVMSVTLRRLPKDKSGKAPLGMFFLIKNDFNDLRAYLRISHDDGKTFGDRILVTDGPGYHVVNNDRITVLKNGRLLCPVAWTEDVKTVNHFTCYCAISDDGGLTWHRGKGEVDQPKRGAMEPEVLELSDGRVLMIVRTQLGYIAASESTDGGETWSEAKSWGVKGPEAPATLRRIPATGDLLLVWNHTFVEGAGHGGKRTPLTAAVSTDEGKTWSYERNLETRDDQTYAYTSIEFDRGRALLSYYVGDDKTGRIFSRFRSVPVSWFYQQP, from the coding sequence ATGAAACTGTTGATTCTGTTGGGTGTAACGTTCGGCCTATTCGTTGGCGGTCCTGCAAGCATTTCCGCTGAATCGCCAAAGTCCGGCGATCCTATTGAACTCTCTGCGGAGTTACGCCAACGCTGCGTAAAGATCCTTCGCGATGGTTTTGCAGCGGACGAGTTTTGGCCGTCGATGCATGCCGCTGAAGCGTTGACGGTGGCCGGTCACAGCGACGAGGTCCGCGCAGGATTGTTGAAAAAATCGCCCAAGGTGACCGACGACCAGCAGCGGTGCGGCATTGCCCGCGAAATGGTGCGCGCCGGTGACCGGGGTTATGCCGAGACGATGCTGACGATTCTGTCGCAATCAGATGATTACGCACACACGCATGCCGCGGAAAGTCTTTATAAGGTTTACGAAATCGGCGACGGATCGCAGTTGCGGGCTGCGATGGCGAATGAGGACAATTCGACTTGCCAACTGATGGCGGCGGCGGCGCTGGCGCGGTCGGGCAGTCCGGAGGCGTTTGAGTTTATCCGCAAACAATTGGTCGACGGCAACACCGATGGGCGGCGTATCGCCGCATGGATTTTGGCCCGCATCGGCAATGCCAACGACATTCCCGCTCTGCAAGCGAATTTGAAACGTGAAACCGATCCGCTGAAAAAGAGCTATTACGTCAATGCCTTGGCCGCGCTGGGCGATAGCGCTGGGCAAGAACAGTTGGCGAAAAACCTCAGCGACGAATCCCCGGCGATTCGCACTTATGCTGCTGTGTTTGCCGGCGATGCCCGAATGACCAATGTGGCTCCGCAATTGGAGAAACTGTTGGATGATCCTGAATTGGATGTGCGGATCCGTGCGGCGCAGTCATTGTTGACGTTGGCACAACCGGTGGTCGAGTCGGGTAACTTTGCACGCGATGTGTATCCGGCGACGCCCGAAAACCCGCGGTATAGCGAAGGTTCGATTGCCGTGTTGGGTGACGGGACGTTGCTGTATGCGACGACGGAATTCATCGACAGCGACTCCGATTTTGCCAAGGCGCGAATCATTGCTAAAACGTCTACCGATGGCGGACGCACGTGGAGCAAATCCCGGGTCCTGCAGGAAAACATCGGCGGCAAGAATGTGATGTCGGTCACACTGCGGCGTTTGCCGAAAGATAAGTCGGGCAAAGCGCCGTTGGGGATGTTTTTTCTGATCAAGAATGACTTCAACGACCTGCGCGCCTATTTGCGGATTTCACATGACGATGGCAAAACGTTTGGCGATCGAATTCTGGTCACCGACGGGCCGGGTTATCATGTGGTGAACAATGATCGTATTACGGTATTGAAAAACGGACGGCTGTTGTGTCCGGTCGCTTGGACCGAAGACGTGAAAACGGTCAATCACTTCACCTGTTACTGTGCAATTTCTGACGATGGGGGCCTGACGTGGCATCGCGGTAAAGGGGAAGTCGATCAACCCAAGCGTGGAGCGATGGAGCCGGAGGTGTTGGAGCTGAGCGACGGGCGGGTACTAATGATTGTGCGGACGCAATTGGGATACATCGCCGCTAGTGAATCGACCGACGGGGGAGAAACATGGAGCGAGGCGAAATCATGGGGTGTCAAAGGTCCGGAAGCCCCCGCGACACTTCGCCGGATTCCCGCGACGGGAGATTTGCTGTTGGTTTGGAATCATACGTTTGTCGAAGGGGCCGGGCATGGTGGAAAACGGACCCCGTTGACCGCGGCCGTCTCGACGGATGAGGGGAAGACTTGGAGTTACGAGCGGAATCTTGAGACGCGCGACGATCAGACCTATGCCTACACCAGCATTGAGTTTGATCGCGGCCGTGCGTTGTTGAGCTATTACGTCGGCGACGATAAGACGGGACGCATTTTCAGTCGGTTTCGCTCGGTGCCGGTCAGTTGGTTTTATCAACAGCCGTGA